In a genomic window of Erigeron canadensis isolate Cc75 chromosome 5, C_canadensis_v1, whole genome shotgun sequence:
- the LOC122601637 gene encoding uncharacterized protein LOC122601637 gives MKKKDQWLKRGKKPKDISFIFDDYEGMMTLNVHHNGKFISNPKKQYVDEKVDYFDFLDLEGFGMSDMTEIMREVPKTALDDGLRPFNPNSETRQFKRIYVCLGPLKEGFKACKRELLGFDGAFMKGPYPGQVLTAVGVDPNNGIYPLAYVVVEAETFDSWRWFLVCLGEDLDLYPNSNFTFMSDRQKGLVPAIAKVFPMDEHRFCLRHIYENMSKLFRGELIRQMLWKCATRTTEQEFEAAMEELRVENDGAYNYLKKCNTGRAHCDILLNNLCGTFNSQLVEGREKPIINCLEYIREYLMIRIVTVQKVIETQKGPLTPTAALLFESIMNDANHCTAIWNGSHKFQVRDSFRDQCVVDINERTCSCRKWQLTGMPCKHAICGLWNAKDNSVQVGIVEDWVDPCYRLDTWKEVYAFKVEPVTGSSSWPKSTCATRLLPPVHKTQVGRPKK, from the exons ATGAAAAAAAAGGATCAATGGTTAAAGAGAGGCAAAAAGCCCAAAGATATCTCCTTTATTTTCG ATGATTATGAAGGTATGATGACCCTAAACGTTCATCATAATGGTAAGTTCATCTCAAACCCTAAAAAACAATACGTAGATGAAAAggttgattattttgatttccTTGACTTGGAAGGCTTTGGCATGAGTGATATGACTGAAATTATGAGAGA GGTACCTAAAACTGCTTTAGATGATGGGCTTAGGCCATTTAATCCAAATTCAGAAACAAGGCAGTTCAAAAGAATCTATGTCTGCTTGGGCCCATTGAAAGAAGGTTTCAAAGCTTGTAAAAGAGAGTTGTTAGGGTTTGATGGAGCCTTCATGAAAGGACCATATCCAGGACAAGTTCTTACTGCAGTTGGGGTAGATCCTAACAATGGAATCTATCCCCTAGCATATGTTGTAGTTGAGGCAGAAACATTTGACAGTTGGAGATGGTTTCTTGTTTGTTTGGGAGAAGACCTAGATCTATATCCAAACAGCAACTTTACTTTCATGTCAGATAGGCAAAAGGGGTTGGTACCTGCAATTGCTAAAGTTTTCCCAATGGATGAACATAGATTTTGCTTAAGACACATCTATGAGAATATGAGTAAGTTGTTTAGGGGAGAACTCATAAGGCAAATGCTATGGAAGTGTGCCACAAGAACCACTGAGCAAGAATTTGAAGCTGCAATGGAAGAGCTGAGGGTTGAAAATGATGGTGCCTACAACTATTTGAAG AAATGTAATACAGGAAGGGCACATTGTGATATTTTGTTGAATAATCTTTGTGGGACTTTCAATAGTCAATTGGTTGAGGGTAGGGAGAAACCAATAATCAATTGCCTAGAATATATTAGAGAGTATTTAATGATTAGGATTGTGACTGTGCAAAAGGTAATTGAGACACAGAAAGGTCCCTTGACACCAACAGCTGCACTTTTATTTGAATCTATCATGAATGATGCTAACCATTGTACTGCTATATGGAATGGATCACACAAATTCCAGGTTAGAGACTCATTTAGAGACCAATGTGTAGTTGATATTAATGAGAGGACATGTAGTTGTAGAAAATGGCAGTTGACTGGGATGCCATGTAAGCATGCAATCTGTGGTTTATGGAATGCTAAAGATAATTCTGTGCAAGTGGGGATAGTTGAGGATTGGGTTGATCCATGCTATAGGTTAGATACATGGAAAGAGGTCTATGCATTTAAGGTGGAGCCTGTAACTGGATCTTCTTCATGGCCAAAGAGTACTTGTGCAACTAGGCTTCTTCCTCCTGTTCATAAGACTCAAGTAGGCAGGCCAAAGAAATAG
- the LOC122600967 gene encoding auxin-responsive protein SAUR71-like translates to MKTLIRRLSRVADSSHYSLLRSNSRRSKSSSSKTTRRNGAGGVPEGHLPVYVGDEMERFVVSAELLNHPVFIYLLNKSAQEYGYEQQGVLRIPCHVIVFERVLEALRLGEEADCNQLQILLADDFDF, encoded by the coding sequence ATGAAAACCTTAATCCGCCGTTTATCTCGTGTAGCCGACTCTTCACACTACTCTCTTCTAAGGTCCAACTCGCGCCGTTCCAAGTCGTCATCATCAAAGACGACGAGAAGAAACGGCGCGGGTGGTGTCCCAGAAGGACACCTGCCAGTTTATGTTGGTGATGAGATGGAACGGTTTGTTGTTAGTGCGGAGTTACTAAACCATCCGGTTTTTATTTACCTACTTAATAAGTCAGCTCAAGAATACGGATATGAGCAGCAAGGGGTTCTTAGAATCCCTTGCCACGTTATCGTATTTGAGCGTGTGTTGGAAGCTTTGCGGCTAGGAGAAGAAGCTGACTGCAATCAGCTTCAGATTCTCCTAGCcgatgattttgatttttag